A single genomic interval of Noviherbaspirillum cavernae harbors:
- a CDS encoding SGNH/GDSL hydrolase family protein: protein MKRLKFPALLALASLFLTSVAGAEVANAGNWVGTWTASPQPVWDAGFALPTNIPVSLSKQTIRQTAGVSLGGNRVRIVLSNEYGTHPVTIGAAHIALAATTSRIAAGSDRTLTFGGQHAVTIPPGAPVISDPVDLSVAPLDNVAVSLYLPEATPLSTFHWDGLQTAWIAAGNRVGAQGFDTADKVVARLFLSGILVDAPSDTRAVIAFGDSITDGNNSSVDANRRWPDYLAKRLAGKQVAVLNAGISGARLLKDGMGVNALARFERDVLSQPHAKTVIVLMGINDISWPGTVFAPHDPMPSANEIIAGYRQLIARARAHNVRIIGATLTPFEGALEGSPITRYHTTDKERLRQTINQWIRSSGEFDAVVDFDVVTRDPKHPARLLPAFDSGDHLHLGDAGNKAVADAIDLDVLFGHD from the coding sequence ATGAAGCGTTTGAAATTCCCGGCATTGCTGGCATTGGCCAGTCTGTTCCTGACATCCGTGGCGGGAGCCGAGGTGGCGAATGCAGGCAACTGGGTCGGCACCTGGACCGCGAGTCCGCAGCCGGTTTGGGACGCGGGCTTTGCATTACCGACGAACATACCGGTCTCGCTATCGAAGCAGACGATTCGACAGACCGCAGGCGTCAGTCTTGGCGGAAATCGGGTGCGCATCGTGCTGTCCAACGAATACGGCACGCATCCCGTGACCATCGGCGCGGCGCACATCGCGCTTGCCGCCACGACATCGCGCATCGCTGCGGGTTCGGACCGGACGCTGACATTCGGCGGTCAGCACGCGGTCACCATTCCACCGGGCGCGCCAGTCATCAGCGATCCCGTAGACCTCAGCGTGGCGCCGCTCGACAATGTCGCGGTGAGCCTGTATCTGCCCGAGGCAACGCCGCTGTCGACTTTTCACTGGGATGGTTTGCAGACCGCCTGGATCGCAGCGGGGAATCGCGTAGGCGCGCAAGGCTTCGACACAGCGGACAAGGTGGTGGCGCGCCTGTTCCTGAGCGGCATCCTGGTCGATGCGCCATCCGATACCCGCGCAGTCATCGCATTCGGCGACTCCATTACGGACGGGAACAATTCAAGCGTGGATGCGAATCGCCGCTGGCCCGACTATCTTGCGAAGCGGCTGGCAGGCAAACAGGTCGCGGTGCTCAATGCCGGCATTTCAGGCGCGCGCCTGCTGAAAGACGGGATGGGCGTCAATGCGCTGGCCCGCTTCGAACGCGATGTGCTGAGTCAGCCGCATGCAAAGACGGTCATCGTATTGATGGGAATCAATGACATCAGCTGGCCCGGAACTGTCTTTGCGCCACACGATCCCATGCCATCGGCGAACGAGATCATTGCCGGCTACAGGCAATTGATCGCACGCGCCCGTGCGCACAATGTGCGCATCATCGGCGCAACATTGACACCCTTTGAGGGCGCGCTTGAAGGTTCTCCCATCACGCGCTATCACACCACAGACAAGGAGCGCCTGCGGCAGACCATCAACCAATGGATACGCAGCAGCGGCGAATTCGATGCGGTGGTCGATTTCGATGTCGTCACACGGGACCCGAAGCATCCGGCACGACTCCTGCCCGCATTCGATTCCGGCGATCACTTGCACCTGGGCGATGCGGGCAACAAGGCGGTGGCCGATGCGATCGACCTCGATGTGTTGTTCGGACACGATTGA
- a CDS encoding methyltransferase domain-containing protein, with translation MHGNSRSITSGQSGIHEHLAALVARHAATEFRKPIADYNRAAFDRSMSAWRAAGELPLILDAGCGVGLSSLNLAAQFPDHFVIGVDQSADRLARNKVWERPLPSNLICVRADLVDYWRLMQADGVRPARHFVLYPNPWPKIGQLARRWHGHAVFPTIVALGGELECRSNWRIYIEEFAMSVSQLTASPVQCEPYAPAAPITPFEQKYLASGHTLWRCRSRLPARAPHLL, from the coding sequence ATGCACGGCAATTCCCGTTCCATTACCAGTGGCCAGAGCGGCATTCACGAGCACCTCGCCGCACTCGTCGCGCGCCATGCCGCCACCGAGTTCCGCAAGCCGATTGCCGACTACAACCGAGCCGCGTTCGATCGATCCATGTCAGCGTGGCGCGCCGCCGGCGAGCTGCCGCTGATCCTCGATGCCGGTTGCGGCGTCGGCTTGTCCAGCTTGAATCTGGCAGCGCAGTTTCCCGACCACTTCGTCATCGGCGTCGACCAATCCGCCGACCGGCTCGCGCGCAACAAGGTGTGGGAGCGGCCATTGCCGTCGAACCTCATCTGCGTGCGCGCCGACCTGGTCGATTACTGGCGCCTGATGCAGGCCGATGGAGTGCGGCCGGCGCGCCATTTCGTGCTCTATCCCAACCCGTGGCCGAAGATCGGCCAACTGGCGCGGCGCTGGCATGGCCATGCCGTATTCCCGACCATCGTGGCGCTCGGCGGCGAACTGGAATGCCGCAGCAACTGGCGAATCTACATTGAAGAATTTGCGATGTCCGTGTCGCAGCTGACCGCGAGCCCGGTGCAATGCGAGCCATATGCGCCGGCCGCGCCGATCACGCCGTTCGAACAGAAATACCTTGCCTCCGGTCACACGTTGTGGCGTTGCCGGTCGCGCCTGCCGGCTCGGGCACCACACTTGCTCTAA
- a CDS encoding SDR family NAD(P)-dependent oxidoreductase: protein MIPTNGACGIGFAIAKGLAASGAIVVLNGRSPAAVDKAIAALKNAVPDATLRGVAADLGTAEACAALAKAEPHADILVNNIGIYGPQDFFETPDEEWTRFFDVNVMSGVRLSRSYLPGMMRKNWGRVVFLSSESALNIPSDMIHYGFTKTAALSISRGLAKRVAGTGVTVNAVLPGPTLSEGVEAMLKDTANKSGQSMAAAGTAFVREHRPSSIIGRMATPEEVANMVVYVCSMQASATTGAALRVDGGVVDTIA from the coding sequence ATTATTCCGACGAACGGTGCATGCGGAATCGGCTTCGCCATTGCGAAGGGACTGGCAGCGTCAGGCGCCATCGTTGTCCTCAATGGGCGCAGCCCGGCCGCTGTCGACAAGGCGATCGCCGCATTGAAGAACGCCGTGCCGGACGCGACGCTGCGCGGCGTGGCGGCCGACCTGGGAACGGCCGAAGCTTGTGCCGCACTGGCGAAAGCCGAGCCGCATGCAGACATCCTGGTCAACAACATCGGCATCTACGGACCGCAGGATTTCTTTGAAACACCGGACGAGGAATGGACCCGTTTTTTCGACGTGAACGTCATGTCGGGCGTGCGTTTGTCGCGCTCCTATCTGCCCGGCATGATGCGAAAAAACTGGGGACGCGTCGTGTTCCTGTCATCCGAATCGGCGCTGAACATTCCCTCCGACATGATCCATTACGGCTTTACCAAGACGGCGGCTCTGTCGATTTCGCGCGGCCTTGCCAAGCGAGTCGCCGGCACGGGCGTGACGGTGAATGCCGTGCTGCCCGGCCCCACCTTGTCGGAAGGCGTCGAGGCCATGCTGAAGGACACGGCGAACAAGTCGGGGCAATCGATGGCAGCAGCGGGAACCGCCTTCGTGCGCGAACACCGGCCCAGCTCGATCATCGGCCGCATGGCAACGCCGGAGGAAGTCGCGAACATGGTGGTCTACGTCTGCTCCATGCAGGCATCCGCCACTACCGGTGCCGCACTCAGGGTGGATGGCGGCGTGGTCGATACCATCGCATGA
- a CDS encoding LysR family transcriptional regulator encodes MDRLQSMRVFAKVVEQGSFARAAQALDMSNAVVTRHVADLESHLSTRLLNRTTRKLSLTETGHSYLERVVQILQEVDDAEAIASSHSKKPTGTLRIYSHLGFGQLHLAKLLPEYSRLYPEVLPEVTLSHRTADLVEDGFDVGIFIGIQKFDASMVARQLAQAETILCASPDYVKRHGTPGKPEDISRHACLNFSFEQLRHSWPLARPDNSVINIPINSRLVSNNGELLRQSALAGMGIMIRPSFSLDDDLSSGRLVRLLPHHHLGQLSVTMVYPSRRLLSAKVRSFVDFMIGKFPHPERDPWLEHPAGSSLAITQAKSRT; translated from the coding sequence ATGGATCGCCTCCAATCAATGCGGGTATTCGCCAAAGTCGTCGAGCAAGGCAGCTTCGCGCGCGCGGCACAGGCACTGGACATGTCGAATGCGGTGGTTACCCGCCACGTCGCCGACCTGGAAAGCCATCTCAGCACACGGCTCCTGAACCGCACGACGCGCAAGCTGTCGCTGACCGAAACCGGCCACTCCTATCTGGAACGCGTGGTGCAAATCCTGCAGGAAGTGGATGACGCCGAAGCGATCGCATCGTCCCATTCGAAAAAGCCGACCGGCACGCTGCGCATCTATTCCCACCTCGGCTTTGGCCAGCTACACCTGGCGAAGCTGTTGCCGGAATACTCCCGGCTGTATCCCGAGGTACTGCCGGAGGTGACGCTGTCGCATCGGACCGCGGACCTGGTGGAGGATGGTTTCGACGTCGGCATCTTCATCGGCATCCAGAAGTTCGACGCCAGCATGGTGGCGCGTCAGCTGGCGCAAGCCGAAACGATATTGTGCGCGTCGCCCGACTATGTGAAGCGACATGGCACGCCGGGAAAACCGGAGGATATCTCCAGGCATGCATGCCTGAATTTTTCATTCGAACAGTTGCGCCATTCCTGGCCGCTGGCGAGGCCGGACAACAGCGTCATCAACATTCCGATCAACAGTCGACTGGTTTCCAACAACGGCGAGTTGCTGCGTCAATCCGCGCTGGCCGGGATGGGCATCATGATCCGGCCTTCGTTCTCGCTTGACGACGACCTGAGCAGCGGCCGCCTGGTGCGCCTGTTGCCGCACCATCATCTCGGACAGCTATCCGTGACCATGGTCTATCCCAGCCGCCGCCTGCTGTCAGCCAAGGTGCGCAGCTTCGTCGACTTCATGATCGGCAAGTTCCCGCATCCGGAAAGGGATCCGTGGCTCGAACACCCCGCCGGCTCAAGCCTTGCAATCACCCAGGCGAAGTCACGTACGTGA
- a CDS encoding LysR family transcriptional regulator has translation MQQTKSQLVKPSLSAPGRHMTYQSRPHDVQNLYVSLKQWRILHAVVDCGGFAEAAKYLHLSQSAVSYTVAKLQEQLGISVLQIEGRKAQLTAAGRALLDRSRHVLKEAVELEMFARNLGQGWGSEVRLVVDHHFPNQLLMRALREFAEIGHDTHVRLSEVAMPRAEEVLRDLAVDLAIGARVPLGFLGEPLIEIEHVAVAHPDHPLLQLGRDVTTSDLARQVQIGIGNSLEPDREGGDGIHYMQRWNVNSLDTAVEAVCQRLGYAWLPAHRIGNLLDQGTLAALPMREGSTYKTMLYLIHGRPWPAFHAASRLAELLRYLAAGELVAHELPDANP, from the coding sequence ATGCAGCAAACCAAAAGCCAGCTTGTGAAGCCGTCGCTGTCCGCTCCCGGCCGCCACATGACTTACCAGTCAAGGCCGCATGATGTGCAGAATCTCTATGTGAGCCTGAAACAGTGGCGCATCCTGCATGCGGTGGTCGATTGCGGCGGCTTTGCGGAAGCGGCGAAATACCTGCATCTGAGCCAGTCCGCCGTCAGCTATACCGTGGCCAAGCTGCAGGAGCAGCTGGGCATCTCGGTGTTGCAGATCGAAGGCCGCAAGGCGCAGCTGACGGCAGCCGGGCGGGCGCTCCTGGACCGTTCGCGCCATGTGCTGAAGGAGGCGGTCGAACTGGAGATGTTTGCCAGGAATCTCGGGCAGGGCTGGGGATCGGAGGTGCGGCTGGTGGTCGATCATCATTTCCCGAACCAGTTGTTGATGCGCGCGCTGCGCGAATTCGCCGAGATCGGACATGACACGCATGTGCGCCTGAGCGAAGTCGCGATGCCGCGCGCCGAGGAAGTGTTGCGCGACCTTGCGGTCGATCTGGCGATCGGTGCGCGCGTTCCACTCGGCTTCCTCGGCGAACCGCTGATCGAAATAGAACATGTGGCGGTGGCGCATCCGGATCATCCGCTGCTTCAGCTCGGCCGTGACGTCACGACATCCGATCTCGCGCGGCAGGTGCAGATCGGCATCGGGAATTCACTCGAACCGGACAGGGAGGGCGGCGACGGCATCCACTACATGCAGCGCTGGAATGTGAACAGTCTCGATACCGCGGTGGAGGCCGTGTGCCAGCGCCTCGGCTATGCCTGGCTGCCTGCGCACCGCATCGGCAATTTGCTGGATCAGGGCACACTGGCTGCGCTGCCGATGCGCGAAGGGAGTACCTACAAGACGATGCTGTACCTGATACACGGGCGGCCGTGGCCCGCCTTTCACGCGGCGAGCCGGCTTGCGGAGTTGCTGCGCTACCTGGCCGCCGGAGAGCTGGTTGCGCATGAGTTGCCGGATGCAAATCCGTGA
- a CDS encoding LysR family transcriptional regulator codes for MDAIRGMRTFVRAVELGSLSAVAREQQTTQPTVSKVMASLEKELGVRLLERSTTSLTPTEQGKRFYERAKRVLEEFGEAVADVRGLTERPAGFLRVNAPVSLGQLRLNKLVLEFLVRYPDIEIELILNDRFIDLVEEGVDIAVRLGTTLPPNVVARKIAVSSRCLVASPAYLQSRPAIGQLHDLAQHQYIRFAWLPDGDAIELHGPEGKVDLLTKGRYRVNNALAIRESFLAGAGLGMAPAWLVQDLLDSGQLVKVLPKYSAPAQELFLLYPSRRYQSLRARLFMQFLNERVAQLPGFEGAGATFDSREGDG; via the coding sequence ATGGACGCAATCAGAGGCATGCGAACTTTCGTGCGAGCGGTCGAGTTGGGCAGCCTTTCGGCTGTGGCGCGCGAGCAGCAAACCACGCAGCCGACAGTCAGCAAAGTGATGGCATCGCTGGAAAAAGAGCTGGGCGTACGTCTGCTGGAACGCAGCACGACCAGCCTCACGCCGACCGAACAAGGCAAGCGATTTTATGAACGCGCGAAGCGCGTGCTGGAGGAATTCGGCGAAGCGGTCGCCGATGTGCGCGGCTTGACTGAGAGGCCCGCCGGCTTTTTGCGTGTCAATGCGCCCGTGTCGTTGGGACAGCTCAGGTTGAACAAGCTGGTGCTCGAATTCCTGGTGCGGTATCCGGACATCGAGATCGAGCTCATTCTCAACGACCGTTTCATCGACTTGGTGGAAGAGGGCGTCGATATTGCCGTGCGTCTCGGAACGACATTGCCGCCGAACGTGGTCGCCCGCAAGATCGCCGTGTCGTCACGTTGTCTGGTCGCGTCGCCGGCCTATCTGCAAAGCCGTCCCGCGATCGGGCAGCTGCACGATCTGGCGCAGCATCAGTACATCCGGTTTGCGTGGTTGCCCGATGGCGATGCGATTGAACTACACGGTCCGGAAGGCAAGGTCGATCTCCTTACCAAGGGCCGATATCGGGTCAACAATGCGCTGGCGATTCGGGAAAGCTTTCTCGCGGGAGCGGGCCTTGGCATGGCGCCCGCCTGGCTGGTGCAGGATCTGCTCGACTCGGGGCAACTGGTAAAGGTGTTGCCGAAGTACAGCGCGCCGGCGCAGGAATTGTTCTTGTTGTATCCGTCGCGTCGCTATCAGTCGCTGCGCGCACGGCTATTCATGCAATTCCTGAATGAGAGGGTTGCGCAGCTTCCCGGCTTTGAAGGAGCTGGCGCGACTTTTGACAGCCGCGAGGGCGACGGTTGA
- a CDS encoding BTH_I0359 family protein, giving the protein MNLIYNSDQYSVVEFGADDDREALRFGGYEIMDKSGKREIFIGGDMARSFREEVESLIATEPTVEEIDAYLGKYDALMGQPMTLH; this is encoded by the coding sequence ATGAACTTGATCTACAACAGCGACCAGTACAGCGTGGTGGAATTCGGCGCGGATGATGATCGCGAAGCCTTGCGCTTTGGCGGTTACGAGATCATGGACAAATCCGGCAAGCGCGAAATCTTCATCGGCGGCGACATGGCACGGTCTTTCCGGGAAGAAGTGGAAAGCCTGATCGCAACAGAACCGACGGTTGAAGAGATCGACGCCTATTTGGGTAAATACGATGCGCTGATGGGCCAGCCGATGACTCTGCACTAA
- a CDS encoding GTPase: MPPATLTTLVTGATAAARETAIAAALDADTDAIRATALILEGLPGGASPLDAFTDPLIAQAAPHIARIAPGCLCCTGNLTMRVTLNRILRRPPARLYISLATAGHLDNIRTFLCQPPYDGLLELTQDLHA; this comes from the coding sequence ATGCCGCCAGCCACACTCACCACGCTCGTCACCGGCGCGACCGCCGCCGCACGCGAGACAGCGATCGCCGCCGCACTCGATGCAGACACCGATGCAATCCGCGCCACGGCCCTGATACTCGAAGGCCTGCCCGGCGGCGCAAGCCCGCTCGATGCATTCACCGATCCGCTCATTGCACAAGCCGCGCCGCACATTGCGCGCATCGCCCCCGGCTGTCTGTGCTGCACGGGTAACCTCACCATGCGCGTCACGCTCAACCGCATTCTGCGTCGCCCGCCCGCGCGCCTGTATATCAGCCTGGCGACTGCGGGGCATCTCGACAACATCCGCACCTTCCTCTGCCAGCCGCCGTACGACGGATTGCTTGAGCTGACTCAAGATCTTCACGCGTAA
- a CDS encoding response regulator, which produces MANILVVDDEMGIRELLSEILGDEGHVVSAAENAQQARELRAAGTPDLVLLDIWMPDTDGVTLLKEWQRDGLLTMPVIMMSGHATIDTAVEATRIGALNFLEKPIALQKLLKAVQQGLTRSHEAIRPAVYQARPQPVAAEEPAAVSQAAAASPLLPTATAPSVRTETQVIGLSFDLPLREARDAFERAYFEHHLVREGGSMTRVAEKTGLERTHLYRKLKQLGVEPGKLGRKT; this is translated from the coding sequence ATGGCAAATATCCTGGTAGTCGATGACGAGATGGGCATCCGCGAGTTGCTCTCCGAAATTCTCGGTGACGAGGGACACGTCGTCAGCGCGGCGGAAAACGCGCAGCAGGCGCGCGAACTGCGCGCGGCCGGCACACCCGATCTCGTCCTGCTCGATATCTGGATGCCGGACACGGACGGCGTGACGCTGCTGAAGGAATGGCAACGCGACGGCCTGCTCACGATGCCTGTCATCATGATGTCCGGTCATGCAACGATCGATACGGCAGTTGAAGCCACGCGCATCGGCGCGCTGAATTTCCTCGAGAAACCGATTGCGCTGCAGAAGCTGTTGAAAGCCGTGCAGCAAGGACTGACGCGCAGCCATGAGGCAATCCGCCCGGCGGTCTACCAGGCACGGCCGCAACCGGTCGCGGCCGAAGAGCCCGCCGCCGTGTCTCAAGCCGCCGCCGCAAGCCCGCTCCTTCCGACCGCAACGGCTCCCTCCGTGCGCACGGAAACCCAGGTTATCGGCCTGTCGTTCGACCTTCCCCTGCGTGAAGCGCGCGATGCATTCGAGCGGGCCTACTTCGAGCACCACCTGGTGCGCGAGGGCGGCAGCATGACGCGCGTCGCCGAAAAAACCGGCCTCGAACGAACCCATCTGTACCGCAAGCTCAAGCAACTCGGCGTCGAACCCGGCAAGCTCGGCAGAAAAACATGA
- a CDS encoding DUF4148 domain-containing protein, with protein MNTKQIVAAVAVLFAAGSALAANDAYVDHSDFTSTRSRAEVRAELDQAYRQGQVAALQNTELVAQPKLASGKSRADVRAELDRAYKSDELARTGGYVEYPQVASIRTREDVRQEALQAARNSRNAEVHAGGN; from the coding sequence ATGAATACGAAACAAATCGTCGCTGCTGTTGCCGTGTTGTTCGCCGCCGGTTCAGCCTTGGCTGCCAATGATGCCTATGTCGACCATAGCGACTTCACCTCGACCAGGAGCCGCGCCGAAGTCCGCGCCGAACTCGACCAGGCTTACCGGCAGGGCCAGGTTGCCGCACTGCAGAACACCGAACTTGTCGCGCAACCGAAGCTGGCATCCGGCAAGAGCCGTGCGGATGTGCGCGCGGAACTCGACCGGGCGTACAAGAGCGACGAGCTGGCAAGGACCGGCGGGTATGTCGAGTATCCGCAGGTTGCCTCGATCAGAACGCGTGAAGATGTGCGTCAGGAAGCGCTCCAGGCCGCCAGGAACAGTCGCAATGCCGAAGTCCATGCAGGCGGCAACTGA
- a CDS encoding class II glutamine amidotransferase, with product MCQLLGMNCNVPTDIVFSFTGFATRGGRTDTHNDGWGIAFFEGAGVRHFVDYQSAIESPIADLIKRCPIKSKNVIAHIRKATQGRVVLENCHPFVRELWGRYWVFAHNGDLKEFAPVLNGAFRCVGNTDSELAFCYILQELRRRFGDTPPELPALAATLRELTGEIAKHGTFNMMLSDGTALFAHCSTNLHYIVRQYPFAQAKLSDEDMMVDFSEVTTPNDRVAVIVTQPLTDNETWTQFAPGELKVFVEGAPTAL from the coding sequence ATGTGCCAGCTACTTGGGATGAACTGCAACGTCCCGACCGACATCGTCTTCAGCTTCACCGGCTTTGCCACCAGGGGCGGCCGCACCGATACACATAACGATGGATGGGGCATCGCGTTTTTCGAAGGTGCCGGCGTGCGCCATTTCGTCGATTACCAGTCCGCCATCGAATCGCCGATCGCCGACCTGATCAAGCGCTGCCCGATCAAGTCCAAGAACGTCATCGCCCATATCCGCAAGGCGACGCAGGGACGGGTCGTTCTGGAAAACTGCCATCCCTTCGTGCGCGAACTGTGGGGCCGCTACTGGGTGTTTGCGCACAACGGCGACCTGAAGGAATTCGCGCCCGTCTTGAACGGCGCGTTCCGCTGCGTCGGCAACACCGACAGCGAACTGGCGTTCTGCTACATCCTGCAGGAACTGCGCCGCCGCTTCGGCGACACACCGCCCGAGTTGCCCGCACTGGCGGCAACGCTGCGCGAATTGACCGGCGAGATTGCGAAACACGGCACCTTCAACATGATGCTGTCGGACGGCACCGCACTGTTCGCACACTGCTCGACCAACCTGCACTACATCGTGCGGCAGTACCCGTTTGCGCAGGCGAAGCTTTCCGATGAAGACATGATGGTGGACTTTTCGGAAGTCACAACGCCCAACGACCGGGTCGCCGTCATCGTCACGCAGCCTTTGACTGACAATGAAACCTGGACGCAGTTTGCGCCGGGCGAATTGAAGGTATTCGTGGAAGGAGCGCCGACGGCGCTCTGA
- a CDS encoding sigma-54 dependent transcriptional regulator — protein sequence MLNVSNSAQTNQTVMVLRPSSRAVTSCQYSETLKSRGLNLIECPTLEAAWNAMHDGCRVGLLIVTREAELSQLDKCEPFVSNNQIAWVGLVAQELIATPRMREFIGEHLFNFITIPAELDHIILTLRHAWGMSFMREVQGKPQPDPQAAEADATMVGNSTQMRHLFSQIHKVARTDASVLVTGPSGTGKEIAALSIHRQSARRNAPFVAVNCGAIAPQLFQSELFGHEKGAFTGANQRKIGRIEAAQGGTLFLDEIGDMPFDMQVNLLRFLQQKTIERVGGTESIEIDVRIIAATHIDLAEAVRQGRFREDLYYRINVVCIEIPQLADRGQDIEDIARHYFSRFASLHNRSLRGFSKAAMHSLLAHQWPGNVRELVNRVQRATVMAEGRFIQPEDLGFDRQMAQTQVMSLEDARAAAESMVIRRALSQSRNQISRAAALLGVSRVTLYRLIDKYNIRADVMPPAPPELFNGEKPEREACK from the coding sequence ATGCTCAACGTCTCAAATTCGGCGCAGACGAACCAGACCGTCATGGTGCTGCGCCCATCCAGCCGCGCAGTCACATCCTGCCAGTACTCGGAAACGCTCAAGAGCCGCGGACTGAACCTGATTGAATGTCCTACCCTGGAAGCCGCCTGGAATGCGATGCATGACGGCTGCCGCGTCGGCCTGCTGATCGTCACGCGCGAAGCAGAACTGTCGCAGCTCGACAAATGCGAACCCTTTGTCAGCAACAATCAGATCGCATGGGTCGGGCTGGTGGCGCAGGAACTGATTGCCACGCCGCGCATGCGCGAATTCATCGGCGAGCATCTGTTCAACTTCATCACCATTCCCGCCGAGCTCGACCACATCATCCTGACGCTGCGCCACGCGTGGGGCATGTCCTTCATGCGCGAGGTGCAGGGCAAGCCGCAGCCCGATCCGCAGGCGGCGGAGGCCGATGCGACGATGGTCGGCAATTCGACGCAGATGCGCCACCTGTTCAGCCAGATCCACAAGGTGGCGCGGACCGACGCCTCGGTCCTCGTCACCGGTCCGTCCGGCACCGGCAAGGAAATTGCTGCGCTGTCGATCCACCGGCAGTCGGCGCGCAGGAATGCGCCTTTCGTCGCCGTCAATTGCGGCGCAATCGCGCCGCAGTTGTTCCAGTCCGAATTGTTCGGCCACGAGAAAGGCGCGTTCACCGGTGCCAATCAGCGCAAGATCGGCCGCATCGAGGCCGCCCAGGGTGGCACGCTGTTTCTCGACGAGATCGGCGACATGCCCTTCGACATGCAGGTCAACCTGCTGCGCTTCCTGCAGCAAAAAACCATCGAACGCGTCGGCGGCACCGAATCGATCGAGATCGACGTGCGGATCATCGCCGCGACCCACATCGATCTGGCCGAGGCAGTCAGGCAAGGACGCTTCCGCGAAGACCTGTATTACCGCATCAACGTGGTTTGCATCGAAATCCCGCAACTCGCCGACCGCGGCCAGGATATCGAGGACATCGCGAGACATTATTTTTCCAGGTTCGCCAGCCTGCACAATCGCAGCCTGCGCGGCTTCTCCAAGGCGGCCATGCATTCGCTGCTTGCGCACCAATGGCCCGGCAATGTGCGCGAACTCGTGAACCGCGTGCAGCGTGCGACGGTGATGGCGGAGGGGCGCTTCATCCAGCCCGAGGATCTCGGCTTCGACCGTCAGATGGCGCAGACCCAGGTGATGTCGCTCGAAGACGCACGCGCGGCTGCCGAGAGCATGGTGATCCGGCGCGCGCTGTCGCAGTCGCGCAACCAGATTTCGCGCGCGGCCGCATTGCTCGGCGTGTCGCGCGTGACGCTGTACCGCCTGATCGACAAGTACAATATTCGCGCGGACGTCATGCCTCCCGCTCCGCCCGAGTTGTTCAATGGCGAGAAGCCGGAACGCGAAGCTTGCAAATAA